The proteins below are encoded in one region of Amycolatopsis acidiphila:
- a CDS encoding TetR/AcrR family transcriptional regulator, with protein MSKPTLRADARRNRARVLAAAQEAFADEGLAVPLDEIARRAGVGAGTVYRHFPSKESLFEAVVLDGVERLAEQARERLSEDDAGRAFFDFLEIVAEQALLNKALCEALESAGSGLSKRVEPATDFRARFGELLRRAQAAGAVRDDVEPGDLTGLLAGYLAIRRQSPANRSLSRILTDGLRRAT; from the coding sequence ATGAGCAAGCCGACCCTGCGCGCCGATGCGCGGCGCAACCGCGCGCGGGTACTCGCGGCGGCGCAGGAGGCGTTCGCCGACGAGGGGCTCGCCGTGCCGCTGGACGAGATCGCCCGGCGCGCCGGGGTCGGCGCGGGCACCGTGTACCGGCATTTCCCGTCGAAGGAGTCGCTGTTCGAGGCGGTGGTGCTGGACGGCGTCGAACGGCTCGCCGAGCAGGCGCGCGAGCGCCTCTCCGAGGACGACGCCGGCCGCGCCTTCTTCGACTTCCTCGAGATCGTCGCCGAGCAGGCGCTGCTGAACAAGGCGTTGTGCGAAGCGCTGGAATCCGCGGGCAGCGGCCTGTCGAAGCGCGTCGAACCGGCCACGGACTTCCGCGCCCGGTTCGGCGAGTTGCTGCGCCGCGCGCAGGCCGCCGGCGCGGTGCGGGACGACGTCGAGCCCGGCGATCTGACCGGGCTCCTCGCGGGGTACCTCGCGATCAGGAGGCAGTCGCCGGCGAACCGTTCACTGAGCCGGATCCTCACCGACGGCCTGCGCCGCGCTACTTGA
- a CDS encoding NAD(P)-dependent oxidoreductase produces MKLTVFGATGGTGVEVVRQALDQGHQVTAVVRDPARLDVPSHERLEVVTANVFEPAEILPAVSGSEAVISALGPRDRGPTTICRVGTSSIMSAMDTAGVRRLVVVSNSGMHTDCDGVFVRRIVKPILIRVLREGYEDMGIMEDRVLASGLAWTVVRPPMLTNKPYTGRITSSVGETVRGRVTMSRANLADYLLRAAGDDTVIGTAPFVANG; encoded by the coding sequence ATGAAGCTCACGGTTTTCGGCGCGACCGGCGGTACCGGCGTCGAGGTCGTGCGTCAGGCGCTGGACCAGGGACACCAGGTGACCGCGGTGGTCCGCGACCCCGCCCGGCTGGACGTGCCGTCGCACGAGCGGCTCGAAGTCGTGACCGCTAACGTCTTCGAGCCGGCGGAGATCCTGCCCGCGGTCAGCGGGAGCGAGGCGGTCATCTCCGCGCTCGGCCCGCGGGATCGCGGTCCCACCACCATCTGCCGGGTCGGCACGAGCAGCATCATGTCCGCCATGGACACCGCGGGCGTGCGGCGGCTGGTGGTGGTCAGCAACAGCGGGATGCACACCGACTGCGACGGGGTGTTCGTCCGGCGGATCGTCAAGCCGATCCTGATCCGCGTGCTGCGCGAGGGCTACGAGGACATGGGGATCATGGAGGACCGGGTGCTGGCGAGCGGTCTCGCCTGGACCGTCGTCCGCCCGCCGATGCTGACGAACAAGCCGTATACAGGTCGTATAACGAGCAGTGTGGGGGAAACCGTCCGCGGCAGAGTCACGATGTCCCGGGCGAACCTCGCCGACTACCTGCTCCGTGCGGCCGGGGATGACACGGTCATCGGCACGGCCCCGTTCGTCGCGAACGGTTAG
- a CDS encoding PPOX class F420-dependent oxidoreductase, whose translation MSNELREFWSEWHLCTLTTLRGDGSPHVVPVGVTVDEKFEVARVICSRGSVKARNVRAAGEAGARVAVSQVERRRWSTLEGIAVVREDPESVRDAEDRYAARYGRQPRPNPERVVIEITLTRRLGMS comes from the coding sequence ATGAGCAACGAACTGCGGGAGTTCTGGTCCGAATGGCACCTGTGCACGCTGACGACCCTGCGCGGTGACGGTTCGCCGCACGTCGTGCCGGTCGGCGTCACCGTGGACGAGAAGTTCGAGGTCGCACGGGTGATCTGCTCGCGCGGCAGCGTCAAGGCGCGCAACGTCCGCGCCGCCGGTGAGGCCGGGGCGCGGGTGGCGGTGAGCCAGGTGGAGCGCCGCCGGTGGTCGACGCTGGAAGGCATCGCCGTCGTCCGCGAAGACCCCGAGTCCGTGCGGGACGCCGAAGACCGCTATGCCGCGCGCTACGGCCGTCAGCCCCGCCCGAACCCGGAACGCGTGGTCATCGAGATCACCCTCACCCGAAGGCTCGGGATGTCCTAG
- a CDS encoding TetR/AcrR family transcriptional regulator, with amino-acid sequence MGTRDEILAAASRIMREQGYARATTKEIARAAGYSEATLYKHFADKTEIFLGVLSEQLPALGALLTELAEDAGKGTVRANLVKVARAALDFYVASFPISASLFSTSDLRTKHRDAVRERGVGPRNPQRMLSRYLRAEQRLGRLPRATDVDAMAALLLGACFQQAFLISFEGEPPAPDELDALAKSLVKPLLR; translated from the coding sequence TTGGGCACACGGGACGAGATCCTGGCGGCGGCGAGCCGGATCATGCGCGAGCAGGGTTACGCGCGCGCCACGACCAAGGAGATCGCCCGGGCGGCGGGCTACTCGGAAGCCACGCTGTACAAGCACTTCGCGGACAAGACCGAGATCTTCCTCGGCGTGCTGTCGGAGCAACTGCCCGCGCTCGGCGCGTTGCTGACGGAGCTCGCCGAGGACGCTGGCAAGGGCACCGTGCGGGCGAACCTGGTCAAGGTCGCCCGGGCCGCGCTGGACTTCTACGTGGCGAGCTTCCCGATCTCGGCCTCGCTGTTCTCGACCAGCGACCTGCGGACGAAGCACCGGGACGCGGTGCGCGAACGCGGGGTGGGGCCACGCAACCCGCAGCGGATGCTGAGCCGATACCTCCGCGCCGAGCAGCGGCTGGGCCGGCTGCCCCGCGCGACCGACGTCGACGCGATGGCGGCATTGCTGCTGGGTGCGTGCTTCCAGCAGGCGTTCCTGATCTCGTTCGAGGGCGAGCCGCCGGCACCGGATGAGCTCGACGCGTTGGCGAAAAGCCTGGTCAAGCCCCTTCTTCGCTGA
- a CDS encoding NAD-dependent succinate-semialdehyde dehydrogenase, with protein MSELIDRVPKQIFLAGQWRDAADGSRFGVQDPGNERQLCEVADTQDADVREAIEAAVAAQDEWAATAPRERGEILRRAWQLMTDRAEDTARLMTLEMGKSIEESKAEVTYAAEFFRWFSEEAVRVDGRYGRNPAGAGRMLVSKHPVGPCVLITPWNFPLAMGTRKLGPAIAAGCTMIVKPAQLTPLSMLNLAALLKEAGLPDGVLSVLPTTSASRVVSPALEDPRIRKMSFTGSTEVGRKLVEQCAPNLQRMSMELGGNAPFLVFEDVSLDDAVTGAVTAKMRNNGESCVAANRFHVHSSIADEFVRRLTEEMSALKVGHGTEDGVKVGPLISADQRDKVIELVDDALARGARATTGGKPLDGNGFFYAPTVLTDVPPDARILREEVFGPVAPVTTFDTEDEAVRLADDTEFGLVAYLFTRDLDRAIRVGERLSTGMVGINTGLVSNAAAPFGGVKQSGFGREGGNEGIEEYLDVKYMALALKE; from the coding sequence ATGAGCGAGCTGATCGACCGCGTACCCAAGCAGATCTTCCTGGCAGGCCAGTGGCGCGACGCCGCGGACGGCAGCCGGTTCGGGGTGCAGGATCCGGGCAACGAGCGGCAACTGTGCGAGGTCGCCGACACGCAGGACGCCGACGTCCGCGAGGCCATCGAGGCGGCCGTCGCCGCGCAGGACGAGTGGGCCGCCACCGCGCCGCGCGAGCGCGGGGAGATCCTGCGCCGCGCCTGGCAGCTGATGACCGACCGCGCCGAGGACACAGCTCGCCTGATGACCCTCGAGATGGGCAAGAGCATCGAGGAGTCCAAGGCCGAGGTGACCTACGCGGCCGAGTTCTTCCGCTGGTTCTCCGAGGAGGCCGTCCGCGTCGACGGCCGCTACGGCCGCAACCCCGCCGGGGCCGGCCGGATGCTGGTGTCCAAGCATCCGGTGGGGCCGTGCGTGCTGATCACGCCGTGGAACTTCCCGCTGGCCATGGGCACCCGCAAGCTCGGTCCGGCGATCGCCGCGGGCTGCACCATGATCGTGAAGCCCGCACAGCTGACCCCGTTGTCGATGCTGAACCTCGCCGCGCTGCTCAAGGAGGCCGGGCTGCCCGACGGCGTGCTGAGCGTACTGCCGACGACGTCGGCGAGCCGCGTCGTCAGCCCCGCGCTCGAGGACCCGCGCATCCGCAAGATGTCCTTCACCGGCTCGACCGAGGTCGGGCGCAAGCTCGTCGAGCAGTGCGCGCCCAACCTGCAGCGCATGTCGATGGAACTCGGCGGCAACGCGCCGTTCCTGGTGTTCGAGGACGTTTCGCTCGACGACGCCGTCACCGGTGCGGTCACGGCCAAGATGCGCAACAACGGCGAGTCCTGTGTCGCGGCCAACCGGTTCCACGTGCACTCGTCGATCGCGGACGAGTTCGTGCGGCGGCTGACCGAGGAGATGTCCGCGCTGAAGGTCGGGCACGGCACCGAGGACGGCGTCAAGGTCGGCCCGTTGATCAGCGCCGACCAGCGGGACAAGGTGATCGAGCTCGTCGACGACGCGCTCGCCCGCGGCGCACGCGCCACCACGGGCGGAAAACCGTTGGACGGCAACGGTTTCTTCTATGCGCCAACCGTGCTCACCGATGTGCCGCCGGACGCGCGCATCCTGCGCGAAGAGGTGTTCGGCCCCGTCGCGCCGGTGACCACTTTCGACACCGAGGACGAAGCTGTGCGGCTCGCCGACGACACCGAGTTCGGTCTCGTCGCGTATCTGTTCACCCGCGACCTGGACCGCGCGATCCGGGTCGGCGAGCGGCTGTCCACCGGCATGGTCGGCATCAACACCGGGCTGGTGTCCAATGCGGCCGCACCGTTCGGCGGGGTGAAGCAGTCCGGTTTCGGCCGCGAAGGCGGGAACGAGGGCATCGAGGAGTACCTCGACGTGAAGTATATGGCACTAGCCCTGAAAGAATGA
- a CDS encoding C1 family peptidase → MSSDRSCEEEIAAIRDSLATLGDPWQAGETLLSRLGGGSRAVRLGVPAPSAAAVEARADLPGLMAEAALGTAGQQCTAAYAPTWELPRAFDLRRTCDGDYTTPVKDQGERGSCTAFGVIAVLEGTAAYTRRAARLDLDLSEAHLFFGQATSRQLGGEDGTWPDDLLGDCVSTGVTFEDYWPYTDTGAGSLNPNWPNRLVHAEKMVDLTRDPAGIKHHIYGYGPVTTCMVVYEDFFHYTGGIYRHTTEETNGGHCVALVGWDDDQGCWIAKNSWGTGWGEGGYFRIAYGESYIEDYPEERPTTLGCTGTTLRAWLPAQRALGLFASAQDAGGWAFLENLGWTRLSGGRSGANQLALLAEARAGGYPVIPYVVNEELRMVQTTF, encoded by the coding sequence ATGAGCTCCGACCGCTCTTGCGAGGAGGAAATCGCGGCGATCCGCGATTCCCTTGCCACGCTTGGGGATCCGTGGCAAGCAGGGGAGACCTTGCTGAGCAGGCTGGGGGGCGGGTCGCGTGCGGTGCGGCTGGGGGTGCCGGCCCCGAGTGCGGCCGCGGTCGAGGCCAGGGCGGACCTGCCCGGGCTGATGGCCGAGGCCGCACTCGGGACTGCCGGGCAGCAGTGCACGGCGGCGTACGCGCCGACGTGGGAGCTGCCGCGGGCCTTCGACCTGCGGCGGACGTGCGACGGCGACTACACCACGCCCGTCAAGGACCAGGGGGAGCGCGGTTCTTGTACCGCGTTCGGGGTCATCGCCGTGCTGGAGGGGACGGCGGCGTACACCCGGCGGGCGGCGCGGCTGGATCTGGACCTGTCCGAGGCACATCTGTTCTTCGGACAGGCCACCAGCCGCCAGCTCGGTGGGGAGGACGGCACCTGGCCGGACGACCTGCTGGGCGACTGCGTGTCGACCGGGGTCACCTTCGAGGACTACTGGCCCTACACCGACACCGGTGCCGGTTCATTGAACCCGAACTGGCCCAACCGTCTCGTGCACGCGGAGAAGATGGTCGACCTGACCCGGGACCCGGCGGGGATCAAGCACCACATCTACGGGTACGGGCCGGTCACCACCTGCATGGTGGTGTACGAGGACTTCTTCCACTACACCGGCGGCATCTACCGGCACACCACCGAGGAGACCAACGGCGGCCACTGCGTCGCCCTCGTCGGCTGGGACGACGACCAGGGCTGCTGGATCGCGAAGAACTCGTGGGGCACCGGCTGGGGGGAGGGCGGCTACTTCCGGATCGCCTACGGGGAGTCCTACATCGAGGACTATCCGGAGGAGCGGCCGACCACGCTCGGCTGCACGGGCACCACCCTGCGCGCGTGGTTACCCGCGCAACGCGCGCTCGGCCTGTTCGCGTCGGCGCAGGACGCGGGCGGATGGGCGTTTCTGGAGAACCTGGGCTGGACGCGGCTCTCTGGGGGAAGGAGCGGCGCGAACCAGCTCGCGCTGCTCGCCGAGGCACGGGCCGGCGGCTATCCCGTCATCCCGTACGTCGTGAACGAAGAGTTACGAATGGTCCAGACCACATTCTGA
- a CDS encoding metal-dependent hydrolase has product MGRTHALTGWCAGLAVAPVVGAGSVHQAVAFAATTAGFALLPDLDHPGAGASRLLGPITGAVSWLLRRVSSALYALTKGPRDERHHGMHRHLSHTLLFAVGLGALTMWGTRAGGWYAVAGVVLFGVLLAADALGDWLLLVAGGAAAWWALTASAAGELRELTGWLGVAVAVGCFTHCLGDALTEAGCPFLFPVPIAGETWYELRPPGFLRFRTGKRVENLLVFPVFVVLAVLLVPGAWHGLTGLFEQSTVQAGQ; this is encoded by the coding sequence ATGGGCCGCACGCACGCACTCACCGGCTGGTGCGCCGGGCTCGCCGTCGCCCCCGTGGTCGGCGCGGGCTCGGTGCACCAGGCCGTCGCCTTCGCCGCCACCACGGCGGGCTTTGCGCTGCTGCCCGACCTCGACCACCCTGGCGCGGGCGCGTCCCGGCTGCTCGGGCCGATCACCGGCGCCGTGTCGTGGCTGTTGCGCCGGGTGTCCTCGGCGCTGTACGCGTTGACGAAGGGGCCGCGCGACGAGCGGCACCACGGCATGCACCGGCACCTGTCGCACACGCTGCTGTTCGCCGTCGGGCTCGGGGCGCTGACGATGTGGGGCACCCGCGCGGGCGGCTGGTACGCCGTCGCGGGCGTGGTGCTGTTCGGCGTGCTGCTGGCGGCCGACGCGCTGGGGGACTGGCTGTTGCTGGTCGCGGGCGGCGCGGCGGCGTGGTGGGCGCTGACGGCGAGCGCGGCGGGGGAGCTGCGGGAGCTCACGGGCTGGCTGGGAGTGGCCGTCGCGGTCGGCTGCTTCACGCACTGCCTCGGTGACGCGCTGACCGAGGCAGGCTGTCCGTTCCTGTTCCCGGTGCCGATCGCGGGCGAGACGTGGTACGAGCTTCGCCCGCCCGGCTTCCTGCGGTTCCGCACCGGGAAGCGGGTGGAGAACCTGCTGGTCTTCCCGGTGTTCGTGGTGCTCGCGGTGCTGCTCGTGCCCGGCGCCTGGCACGGGCTGACCGGGCTGTTCGAGCAGTCGACGGTGCAGGCGGGACAGTAG
- a CDS encoding SRPBCC family protein: MTTMPSRTLSVRIERPYAEVYKFLTEPGSSAKWASGVDTSGTVTNTEPNEFGVLDHTVHLPDGQDVYVPMRAVRNGTGTEVLFTLFRQPGMDDEKFTADADWVMKDLRTLKGLLES, from the coding sequence ATGACGACTATGCCTTCCCGCACCCTGAGCGTTCGCATCGAACGGCCGTATGCCGAGGTCTACAAATTCCTGACGGAGCCTGGAAGTTCCGCGAAATGGGCCTCCGGAGTGGACACCTCCGGGACCGTCACCAACACCGAGCCGAACGAGTTCGGCGTCCTCGACCACACGGTCCACCTGCCCGACGGGCAGGACGTGTACGTGCCGATGCGCGCCGTGCGCAACGGCACCGGCACGGAGGTGCTGTTCACGCTGTTCCGTCAGCCGGGGATGGACGACGAGAAGTTCACCGCCGACGCCGACTGGGTGATGAAAGATCTCCGGACCCTCAAAGGACTTCTGGAGTCCTAA
- a CDS encoding GbsR/MarR family transcriptional regulator: MPTDPAVHLDEAALQFVEKFGQALTDAGVPRMPSRVFAAILASPEGSLTARDMTEILRISPAAVSGAVRYLGQIQLLRRRRRPGERRDHFVVRSDYWYEMVSTQDKRYQDLLGALSDGIDAVGPDSPAGERLQETHDFFAYLAEEMPRLVERWRARRISEEGA, from the coding sequence ATGCCGACCGACCCAGCCGTGCACCTGGACGAGGCCGCGCTGCAGTTCGTCGAGAAGTTCGGGCAGGCGCTGACCGACGCCGGCGTGCCCCGGATGCCGTCCCGGGTGTTCGCCGCCATCCTCGCCAGCCCCGAGGGCAGCCTCACCGCCCGCGACATGACCGAGATCCTGCGCATCAGCCCGGCCGCGGTGTCCGGTGCCGTGCGTTATCTGGGGCAGATCCAGCTGCTGCGACGCCGGCGGCGTCCAGGTGAGCGCCGCGATCATTTCGTGGTCCGCAGCGACTACTGGTACGAGATGGTCAGCACCCAGGACAAGCGCTACCAGGACCTGCTCGGCGCGTTGAGCGACGGGATCGACGCGGTGGGCCCGGACAGCCCGGCGGGCGAGCGGCTGCAGGAGACACACGACTTCTTCGCCTACCTGGCCGAGGAGATGCCCCGGCTGGTGGAACGCTGGCGGGCAAGGCGGATCAGCGAAGAAGGGGCTTGA
- a CDS encoding YbaB/EbfC family nucleoid-associated protein — MNSSEAEEIADITHKAEAAKAQLQQLSATVSSHDGAATVTVNASGALQKLAFGAKARELPLDQLAAAVVATAQRAQAQAARRLTAIMAPVIGTDSDAMHFLEEQFPAPEPPEEQPPATGERRPGFTEEEEPPPAPPRPAAPPHPAPPRPAPPRPARPQGNDDDGDDDFGSIMQRGW, encoded by the coding sequence ATGAATTCGTCCGAAGCCGAGGAAATAGCGGACATCACGCACAAAGCGGAAGCGGCCAAGGCGCAGCTTCAGCAATTGTCGGCCACCGTCTCCAGCCACGACGGTGCGGCGACCGTGACCGTCAACGCCAGCGGTGCGCTGCAGAAACTCGCATTCGGGGCGAAAGCGCGCGAACTTCCGCTCGACCAACTGGCGGCGGCGGTCGTCGCCACCGCGCAACGCGCACAAGCGCAGGCCGCGCGCCGGCTGACCGCGATCATGGCGCCGGTGATCGGCACCGACAGCGATGCGATGCATTTCCTGGAAGAGCAGTTTCCGGCGCCCGAACCGCCGGAAGAACAGCCACCCGCGACAGGCGAACGCCGACCGGGCTTCACCGAGGAGGAGGAGCCGCCGCCCGCTCCCCCGCGGCCTGCCGCGCCACCGCACCCGGCGCCTCCCCGTCCGGCGCCTCCCCGGCCCGCGCGGCCGCAGGGTAACGACGACGACGGCGACGACGACTTCGGCTCGATCATGCAAAGGGGTTGGTGA
- a CDS encoding ABC transporter permease: MKPFAGTWHLVRLALRRDRLVLPIWVVLIGIIPAATAGLYDQLYPDAAGRASLTAGATGNPSVALLYGPAFDLSTAGGFTAWRYLTFLSLFLALACIFTVTRHTRQEEETGRQELLSSGVTGRYTALTASLLVAGLASPATGLISTVALVVAGLPATGSIAFGLGLALSGWVFSAVAAVTAQLVEYSRTANGLACAVLGLAFLLRGVGDSAKDISWLSWLSPLGWGAQVRPFAGERWAVLLLPLAATVVLCGLAYRLLTRRDVGLSVFPSRPGPAVAAPGLRSPFALAWRLQRGMLIGWLVGFALSGALFGSLAAGIGDVVGGSTEVRQVFERMGGASALVDAYLAAIAGITGMIAAIYTVQANLRMRSEETAYRLEPLLATRVRRLQWAASHLVFSLFGSALLLVVAGTAAGLLHGLRIGDVSGQVPSMLGATLAQLPAVWVVAGISVLLFGLVPKYATTSWSVASLSLAIALYGPVLNLPQPVLDISPFTHVPKLPSATLTATPMLWLTGIAVVTLVVGLAGFRRRDIG; this comes from the coding sequence ATGAAGCCGTTCGCCGGCACCTGGCACCTGGTCCGGCTCGCCCTGCGGCGGGACCGGCTCGTCCTGCCGATCTGGGTGGTGCTCATCGGGATCATCCCGGCCGCCACCGCCGGGCTCTACGACCAGCTGTACCCCGACGCGGCCGGCCGGGCCTCGCTGACCGCGGGCGCGACGGGCAACCCCTCGGTCGCGCTGCTGTACGGACCGGCCTTCGACCTGTCCACAGCGGGCGGGTTCACCGCCTGGCGCTACCTCACCTTCCTGTCCCTGTTCCTCGCGCTGGCCTGCATCTTCACCGTCACCCGGCACACCCGGCAGGAGGAGGAGACCGGGCGCCAGGAGCTGCTGTCCTCGGGTGTGACCGGCCGGTACACCGCGCTCACCGCGTCACTGCTCGTGGCCGGGCTGGCCTCGCCGGCGACCGGCCTGATCTCGACGGTGGCACTGGTCGTCGCCGGCCTGCCCGCGACGGGCTCGATCGCGTTCGGACTGGGGCTCGCGTTGTCCGGCTGGGTGTTCAGCGCGGTCGCGGCCGTCACGGCGCAGCTCGTCGAGTACTCGCGGACGGCGAACGGACTGGCGTGCGCGGTGCTCGGGCTGGCGTTCCTGCTGCGCGGGGTCGGCGACTCGGCGAAGGACATCAGCTGGCTGTCCTGGCTCTCGCCGCTCGGGTGGGGGGCGCAGGTACGCCCGTTCGCCGGGGAGCGGTGGGCGGTGCTCCTGCTGCCGCTGGCGGCGACCGTGGTGTTGTGCGGACTCGCCTACCGATTGTTGACGCGACGCGATGTCGGGCTGAGCGTCTTCCCCTCGCGCCCCGGCCCCGCCGTCGCCGCACCCGGCCTCCGCTCGCCGTTCGCACTGGCCTGGCGGCTGCAGCGGGGGATGTTGATCGGCTGGCTGGTGGGCTTCGCGTTGTCGGGCGCACTCTTCGGCTCGCTCGCCGCGGGGATCGGGGACGTGGTGGGCGGCAGTACCGAGGTGCGGCAGGTGTTCGAGCGGATGGGCGGCGCGTCGGCGCTGGTGGACGCCTACCTGGCCGCGATCGCCGGGATCACCGGGATGATCGCCGCGATCTACACCGTGCAGGCGAACCTGCGGATGCGCAGCGAGGAGACGGCGTACCGGCTCGAACCCCTGCTGGCGACACGCGTCCGGCGGCTGCAGTGGGCGGCGAGCCACCTGGTGTTCTCGCTGTTCGGGAGCGCGCTGCTGCTCGTCGTGGCCGGCACCGCCGCGGGCCTGCTGCACGGGCTGCGCATCGGCGATGTCAGCGGACAGGTCCCGTCGATGCTCGGCGCGACGCTCGCGCAGCTGCCCGCGGTGTGGGTGGTCGCCGGGATTTCGGTGCTGCTGTTCGGTTTGGTGCCGAAGTACGCGACCACGAGCTGGTCGGTGGCGTCGCTCTCGCTGGCGATCGCGCTGTACGGGCCGGTGCTGAACCTGCCGCAGCCGGTGCTGGACATCTCGCCGTTCACCCACGTCCCGAAACTTCCGAGCGCGACGCTCACCGCGACCCCGATGCTGTGGCTGACGGGGATCGCGGTGGTCACCCTCGTTGTCGGGTTGGCCGGTTTCAGGCGACGGGACATCGGGTAA
- a CDS encoding MBL fold metallo-hydrolase, which yields MARKLRWTIPALLGALAWTVWEIPLAFGGRPDLEVMKRSPQFRDGRFQNLAPPVPQTASTGRDLLREMLLGGQQRRPRRPIPLVPQRPDSPEDGLHITWFGHASSLVEIEGTRILLDPVWAKRASPSRLVGPRRMHEPPHELTELPRLDAIIFSHDHYDHLDAAAVRTLTRTQQAPFIVPLGVGAHLRRWGVPAERITELDWHESTEVAGVRITAADAQHFSGRAFTRNNTLWASWVLASANRRVFYTADSGYFDAYRRIGEKYGPFDASLVQIGAYHPSWPDIHMTPEEGVAAHLDARGGVLIPVHWATFRLALHGWSEPVERVWREAKAHDVTLVVPRPGERVDIDNVPPVDAWWQAL from the coding sequence ATGGCGAGAAAACTTCGGTGGACCATCCCGGCGCTGCTCGGCGCGCTGGCGTGGACTGTGTGGGAGATCCCCCTGGCCTTCGGCGGCAGGCCCGACCTCGAGGTGATGAAGCGGTCACCCCAGTTCCGCGACGGACGGTTCCAGAACCTGGCGCCGCCGGTGCCGCAGACCGCGAGCACGGGGCGTGACCTGCTGCGGGAGATGCTGCTCGGTGGTCAGCAGCGCCGACCGCGACGGCCGATCCCGCTGGTCCCACAGCGGCCGGACTCTCCCGAAGACGGGCTGCACATCACCTGGTTCGGGCACGCCTCGTCGCTCGTCGAGATCGAGGGCACCCGGATCCTGCTCGACCCCGTGTGGGCGAAGCGCGCCTCGCCGTCGCGACTGGTCGGTCCGCGGCGGATGCACGAACCGCCGCACGAGCTGACGGAGCTGCCGCGCCTCGACGCGATCATCTTCTCGCACGACCACTACGACCACCTCGACGCGGCTGCCGTCCGGACGCTGACCCGGACCCAGCAGGCGCCGTTCATCGTGCCGCTGGGAGTCGGCGCCCACCTGCGCCGTTGGGGGGTGCCCGCCGAGCGGATCACCGAACTGGACTGGCACGAGAGCACCGAGGTCGCGGGCGTGCGCATCACGGCGGCGGACGCCCAGCACTTCTCCGGCCGGGCCTTCACCCGCAACAACACGCTGTGGGCGTCGTGGGTCCTCGCGAGCGCGAACCGCCGCGTGTTCTACACGGCCGACTCCGGCTACTTCGACGCCTACCGCAGGATCGGGGAGAAGTACGGGCCGTTCGACGCCTCGCTGGTGCAGATCGGTGCCTACCACCCGTCGTGGCCCGACATCCACATGACGCCCGAAGAGGGTGTCGCCGCGCATCTCGATGCCCGCGGCGGCGTGCTCATCCCGGTGCACTGGGCGACGTTCCGGCTCGCGCTGCACGGGTGGAGCGAGCCGGTGGAGCGCGTCTGGCGCGAGGCGAAGGCACACGACGTCACGCTCGTCGTGCCGCGCCCCGGCGAGCGGGTCGACATCGACAACGTGCCGCCGGTCGATGCCTGGTGGCAGGCCCTCTAG
- a CDS encoding ABC transporter ATP-binding protein → MDNAISISGLRKAFGPTQALDGLDLEVATGEVHGFLGPNGSGKSTTVRVLLGLLHADAGQVRLLGGDPWRDAADLHRRLAYVPGDVNLWPNLSGGEVIDLLGRLRGGLDPRRRKELVERFDLDPKKKGRTYSKGNRQKVAIVAALASHVDLLVLDEPTSGLDPLMEATFQYAIQEEREQGRTVLLSSHILAEVEALCDRVSIIRNGRTVESGTLGDLRHLTRTSITAELAGHPNGLSSLPDVHDLKVEGNRVRFDVETHSLDKVLRQLTDAGVRSLTSQPPTLEELFLRHYKAEASAR, encoded by the coding sequence ATGGACAACGCCATCTCCATCTCCGGTCTGCGCAAGGCGTTCGGGCCGACCCAGGCCCTCGACGGCCTCGATCTGGAGGTCGCGACGGGCGAGGTGCACGGCTTCCTCGGCCCCAACGGCTCCGGCAAGTCGACCACCGTGCGGGTCCTGCTGGGCCTGCTGCACGCCGACGCCGGCCAGGTCCGCCTCCTCGGCGGCGACCCGTGGCGGGACGCCGCGGATCTGCACCGCCGCCTCGCCTACGTGCCGGGCGACGTGAACCTGTGGCCCAACCTCTCCGGCGGTGAGGTCATCGACCTGCTCGGCCGCCTGCGCGGTGGCCTCGACCCGCGCCGGCGCAAGGAGCTCGTCGAACGCTTCGACCTCGACCCCAAGAAGAAGGGCCGCACCTACTCGAAGGGCAACCGGCAGAAGGTCGCGATCGTCGCGGCGCTCGCGTCCCACGTGGACCTGCTGGTGCTCGACGAGCCCACCTCGGGCCTCGACCCGCTGATGGAGGCCACCTTCCAGTACGCGATCCAGGAGGAGCGCGAGCAGGGCCGCACGGTGCTGCTGTCGAGCCACATCCTCGCCGAGGTCGAGGCCTTGTGCGACCGGGTGAGCATCATCCGCAACGGGCGCACCGTCGAGAGCGGCACGCTGGGGGACCTGCGGCACCTCACCCGGACCTCGATCACGGCCGAGCTCGCCGGACATCCCAACGGCCTGTCGTCCCTGCCGGACGTGCACGACCTGAAGGTCGAGGGCAACCGCGTGCGCTTCGACGTCGAGACGCACTCGCTGGACAAGGTGCTGCGACAGCTGACCGACGCCGGTGTGCGCAGCCTCACCAGCCAGCCGCCGACGCTGGAGGAGCTGTTCCTGCGGCACTACAAGGCCGAGGCGAGCGCGCGATGA